A stretch of the Aspergillus puulaauensis MK2 DNA, chromosome 6, nearly complete sequence genome encodes the following:
- a CDS encoding MAGE domain-containing protein (COG:S;~EggNog:ENOG410PP33;~InterPro:IPR002190,IPR037445,IPR041898,IPR041899;~PFAM:PF01454), translated as MPLIRKRRAVPEPQSSDEEAGSSQQPPTQSNSHADRRVRTKPTSPDDSEYDSGDGPGFREPSSTDVMVKKLVRLALSSEYSRQPIRRVDISNKVLGEQGSRQFKAVFEEAQRVLADTFGMQLVELPGKEKVTIQQRRAAQKVERPSSTNKSWILTSTLSSKYRKQDILQPTRGPMESAYTGLYTFIIGLILLNGGSLQEQKLDRYLSRVNAETYTPIDRTDRSLQRLCREGYLLRNREMDGGDEIIEYMVGPRGKVEVGARGVAGLVREVYGRQALAEDDDVTPAEREKMADFEFRLGRSLGMRKLDDTNTQKREEGAGEGRSTQRRRRSAESDSGSGEEDSD; from the exons ATGCCTCTAATTCGCAAACGACGTGCG GTTCCTGAACCCCAATccagcgacgaagaagccggctcatcccaacaacccccaaCCCAATCAAACAGCCACGCAGATCGCCGCGTCCGCACGAAACCAACGTCCCCCGATGATAGTGAGTATGACAGCGGCGATGGACCGGGTTTTCGCGAACCTAGTAGCACAGACGTGATGGTGAAGAAACTTGTGCGACTCGCGCTTTCGAGTGAATACTCGCGCCAGCCGATCCGGAGAGTCGATATCAGCAATAAAGTTCTTGGCGAGCAGGGGTCGCGGCAGTTCAAGGCTGTTTTTGAGGAGGCGCAGAGGGTTCTGGCGGATACGTTTGGGATGCAGTTGGTTGAATTGCCGGGAAAGGAGAAGGTTACTATTCAGCAGCGGAGGG CTGCGCAGAAAGTTGAAAGGCCGTCATCGACGAATAAATCGTGGATTCTTACGAGTACGCTATCGTCGAAGTACCGGAAACAGGACATCCTACAACCGACGCGGGGGCCGATGGAAAGTGCTTACACGGGATTGTATACGTTTATTATCGGTTTAATCCTGTTAAATGGAGGTTCCCTCCAGGAGCAGAAGCTGGATCGATATCTCAGCCGCGTAAACGCTGAGACGTACACGCCCATCGACCGAACGGACCGATCTCTGCAACGGCTCTGCAGGGAAGGATATTTACTCCGGAATCGAGAAATGGACGGTGGTGACGAGATCATTGAGTACATGGTTGGACCGCGGGGCAAGGTCGAGGTTGGAGCAAGGGGTGTGGCTGGGCTCGTGAGAGAGGTCTATGGACGGCAGGCTTTGgccgaagatgacgatgtcaCTCCTGCGGAGcgggagaagatggcggaTTTCGAGTTCCGATTGGGAAGAAGTctggggatgaggaagttggaTGATACAAATACACAGAAACGAGAGGAGGGTGCTGGAGAGGGGAGATCGACTCAGCGGCGACGGCGGAGTGCTGAGTCTGATTCCGGCTCTGGCGAGGAAGATAGTGATTGA
- a CDS encoding ankyrin repeat-containing protein ANK1 (COG:S;~EggNog:ENOG410PQM3;~InterPro:IPR002110,IPR020683,IPR036770;~go_function: GO:0005515 - protein binding [Evidence IEA]) → MSDEGASPRELIVEACRRDQPHLIEQVLDSFEGKSNEEVAEIFNGVTDAMGNYALHICAQYGSYDTMDGLFDIQFFECDPLTRLDNDTPLHVAVRYANEKDAEVGTAMIKMMCEAGCDPRVRNKHGQKPAELVYNNQEIKTTLQQAEYVLAEGLRNEDIADESEGSASDSE, encoded by the exons ATGTCAGACGAG GGCGCTTCTCCCCGCGAGCTTATTGTCGAAGCCTGTCGCCGCGACCAGCCCCATCTCATAGAACAAGTCCTCGACTCATTCGAAGGGAAGTCAAATGAAGAGGTAGCCGAGATCTTCAACGGCGTCACAGACGCAATGGGCAACTACGCTCTTCACATCTGCGCGCAATACGGAAGCT ACGACACAATGGACGGCCTCTTCGACATCCAATTCTTCGAATGCGACCCCCTCACCCGGCTAGACAATGACACTCCGCTGCACGTGGCAGTCCGGTACGCGAATGAGAAAGACGCCGAGGTAGGCACGGCAATGATCAAGATGATGTGCGAGGCAGGGTGTGACCCGCGAGTCAGGAATAAACATGGCCAAAAGCCGGCGGAGCTGGTCTACAATAACCAGGAGATCAAGACAACGCTGCAGCAGGCCGAGTATGTGCTtgcggaggggttgaggaaTGAGGATATCGCTGATGAAAGTGAGGGAAGTGCCAGTGACAGTGAGTAG
- the RPC11 gene encoding DNA-directed RNA polymerase III core subunit RPC11 (BUSCO:EOG0926539T;~COG:K;~EggNog:ENOG410PQ6F;~InterPro:IPR001529,IPR012164,IPR001222,IPR034014;~PFAM:PF01096,PF02150;~go_function: GO:0003676 - nucleic acid binding [Evidence IEA];~go_function: GO:0008270 - zinc ion binding [Evidence IEA];~go_process: GO:0006351 - transcription, DNA-templated [Evidence IEA];~go_process: GO:0042779 - tRNA 3'-trailer cleavage [Evidence IEA]), producing MPLTFCPNCSNALTISRADATPKYPIGVNRFECRTCPYQYVLEQSWFEKTPMKQKEVEAVFGGKAEFENADRMATQCPAEGCDGDRAYFFQLQIRSADEPMTTFLKCTACGARWREN from the exons ATGCCGTTGACAT TCTGCCCCAACTGCAGCAATGCGCTGACAATATCACGCGCCGATGCGACGCCAAAATACCCCATAGGAGTCAACCGGTTCGAATGCCGTACCTGCCCCTACCAATATGTCCTCGAGCAGTCCTGGTTTGAAAAGACGCCCATGAAGCAAAAAGAGGTTGAGGCAGTATTTGGAGGCAAGGCCGAATTTGAGAATGCGGATAGGATGGCCA CACAATGCCCCGCGGAAGGCTGCGATGGCGACCGTGCGTACTTCTTCCAACTGCAGATTCGAAGTGCAGACGAACCGATGACTACATTTTTGAAG TGTACTGCCTGTGGTGCTCGGTGGAGAGAAAACTGA
- the TEF1 gene encoding elongation factor 1-alpha (COG:J;~EggNog:ENOG410PJIR;~InterPro:IPR027417,IPR031157,IPR000795,IPR004161, IPR004160,IPR004539,IPR009001,IPR009000;~PFAM:PF00009,PF03143,PF03144;~go_function: GO:0003746 - translation elongation factor activity [Evidence IEA];~go_function: GO:0003924 - GTPase activity [Evidence IEA];~go_function: GO:0005525 - GTP binding [Evidence IEA];~go_process: GO:0006414 - translational elongation [Evidence IEA]): MGKEDKTHINIVVIGHVDSGKSTTTGHLIYKCGGIDQRTIEKFEKEAAELGKGSFKYAWVLDKLKSERERGITIDIALWKFQTPKYEVTVIDAPGHRDFIKNMITGTSQADCAILIIASGTGEFEAGISKDGQTREHALLAFTLGVRQLIVALNKMDTAGWAEARYNEIVKETSGFIKKVGYNPKSVPFVPISGFNGDNMLEPSSNCPWYKGWEKETKGGKATGKTLLEAIDAIEPPVRPSNKPLRLPLQDVYKISGIGTVPVGRVETGTIVPGMVVTFAPANVTTEVKSVEMHHQQLKEGVPGDNVGFNVKNVSVKEVRRGNVAGDSKNDPPAGAASFTAQVIVLNHPGQVGAGYAPVLDCHTAHIACKFAELQEKIDRRTGKSVESAPKFIKSGDAAIVKMIPSKPMCVESFTDYPPLGRFAVRDMRQTVAVGVVKSVEKAVAGSGKVTKAAQKAGKK; this comes from the exons ATGGG TAAGGAAGACAAGACTCACATCAACATCGTCGTTATCGGCCACGTCGATTCCGGCAAGTCGACCACTACTG GTCACTTGATCTACAAGTGCGGTGGTATTGACCAGCGTACCATTGAGAAGTTCGAGAAGGAAGCCGCCGAACTCGGTAAGGGTTCCTTCAAGTACGCTTGGGTTCTTGACAAGCTCAAGTCCGAGCGTGAGCGTGGTATCACCATCGATATCGCTCTCTGGAAGTTCCAGACCCCTAAGTATGAGGTCACCGTCATTG ATGCCCCTGGTCACCGTGACTTCATCAAGAACATGATCACTGGTACCTCCCAGGCCGACTGcgctatcctcatcattgCTTCCGGTACTGGTGAATTCGAGGCTGGTATCTCCAAGGATGGCCAGACCCGTGAGCACGCTCTGCTCGCTTTCACCCTCGGTGTCCGTCAGCTCATCGTTGCCCTCAACAAGATGGACACTGCTGGCTGGGCTGAGGCTCGTTACAACGAAATCGTCAAGGAGACTTCCGGTTTCATCAAGAAGGTCGGCTACAACCCCAAGTCGGTTCCCTTCGTCCCCATCTCCGGTTTCAACGGTGACAACATGCTTGagccctcctccaactgcccCTGGTACAAGGgttgggagaaggagaccaAGGGTGGCAAGGCCACCGGTAAGACTCTCCTCGAGGCCATCGACGCCATTGAGCCCCCCGTCCGTCCCTCCAACAAGCCTCTCCGTCTTCCCCTCCAGGATGTTTACAAGATCTCTGGTATTGGAACTGTCCCCGTCGGCCGTGTCGAGACCGGTACCATCGTCCCCGGTATGGTCGTCACCTTTGCTCCCGCCAACGTCACCACTGAAGTCAAGTCCGTTGAGatgcaccaccagcagctcaaGGAGGGTGTTCCCGGTGACAACGTTGGTTTCAACGTGAAGAACGTTTCCGTCAAGGAAGTCCGCCGTGGTAACGTCGCTGGTGACTCCAAGAACGACCCCCCTGCCGGTGCCGCCTCTTTCACCGCCCAGGTCATCGTCCTCAACCACCCCGGTCAGGTCGGCGCTGGTTACGCCCCCGTCCTCGACTGCCACACCGCTCACATTGCTTGCAAGTTCGCTGAGCTCCAGGAGAAGATTGACCGCCGTACCGGAAAGTCTGTCGAATCCGCCCCCAAGTTCATCAAGTCTGGTGACGCTGCTATCGTCAAGATGATtccctccaagcccatgTGTGTCGAGTCTTTCACCGACTACCCCCCTCTCGGCCGTTTCGCCGTCCGCGAT ATGCGCCAGACGGTTGCCGTCGGAGTCGTCAAGAGCGTCGAGAAGGCCGTCGCTGGATCTGGCAAGGTCACCAAGGCTGCGCAGAAGGCTGGCAAGAAATGA
- a CDS encoding uncharacterized protein (COG:S;~EggNog:ENOG410Q053;~SECRETED:SignalP(1-19)) encodes MKIFSIIPVLASLPALSAAYASIGGQCSGNSYDCADTYHSIAVCNGATWQVAATCGDKFCIWPAGELSPRCEP; translated from the coding sequence ATGAAGatcttcagcatcatccccgtcctcgcctccctccctGCCCTCTCTGCGGCCTACGCCTCAATCGGTGGCCAGTGCTCTGGTAACTCATACGACTGCGCAGACACTTACCACAGCATCGCCGTCTGCAACGGCGCAACCTGGCAGGTTGCTGCCACTTGCGGTGACAAATTCTGCATCTGGCCGGCTGGTGAGCTGTCGCCTCGCTGTGAGCCTTAG
- a CDS encoding fungal specific transcription factor domain-containing protein (COG:S;~EggNog:ENOG410PV4T;~InterPro:IPR007219;~PFAM:PF04082;~go_function: GO:0003677 - DNA binding [Evidence IEA];~go_function: GO:0008270 - zinc ion binding [Evidence IEA];~go_process: GO:0006351 - transcription, DNA-templated [Evidence IEA]): protein MDPSLPPPSVVQSTVDTFFLQAHDLSSNALHEASFRRKLDEGTLPAYLLLAVLASAVPFSSDPYYSRTRNEAAEAYAKESWMLVSAEHLTANESSPIENPRIEVAQALNILVVLDYAAGRVGSALVKTGLLTRVCQASRLMVEPSSSLPFEEQEEQRRVFWSVYVTDKMVSCGKSRPLPSFQDDECTLQLPCDDDTFRAGEWQNMVTLDELISWDFQEDQSPNASCIVMIMVSILGRCVRHVRCEEYREQVPLWDANSEFSSLTSLLSRAGAYFEIVSVARLSTNIDRVPRSDAGYIIVAHMLYHLCHCLLNHPFLARQRLEPFRSNTACSSFILGLLYTANDHARQLLDLIGDACKSGAITSQSAIYPYWTAIAGSIVSVASHFDASKPRHMKGSGSSQYLDRSLEILEQLGDIWPHAVNTTAHLRDFYEHHARRFAFSLNPSSISDDIDPATEQALSVMVDQELVAKPLPRTGDASELHFSDTSTWDIELDKSYY from the exons ATGgacccctccctcccaccTCCCTCAGTCGTGCAATCCACCGTCGATACCTTTTTCCTTCAGGCACATGATCTTTCGTCGAATGCTCTGCATGAGGCTTCATTCAGAAGGAAGCTTGATGAGGGAACACTGCCAGCCTACTTACTTCTGGCCGTGCTAGCCTCTGCAGTTCCCTTTTCGTCAGATCCTTATTACTCCCGAACGAGGAATGAGGCCGCTGAAGCATATGCGAAAGAGTCATGGATGCTAGTTTCGGCAGAGCATCTCACGGCAAATGAAAGCTCGCCGATTGAGAATCCGCGTATTGAGGTTGCACAGGCACTGAATATTCTGGTCGTGCTAGACTATGCCGCTGGCCGAGTTGGCTCCGCGCTCGTGAAAACTGGCCTACTGACTCGCGTTTGCCAGGCTTCGCGACTGATGGTTGAACCCTCTAGCTCGTTACCATTCGAGGagcaagaagagcagcgcCGTGTTTTTTGGTCAGTCTATGTCACCGACAAGATGGTTTCTTGTGGCAAGTCACGGCCACTCCCGAGCTTTCAAGACGATGAATGCACGCTACAGCTTCCTTGTGACGACGATACGTTTCGTGCAGGAGAGTGGCAGAACATGGTCACTCTCGACGAGCTTATATCCTGGGATTTTCAGGAAGATCAAAGCCCGAACGCAAGTTGCATTGTGATGATTATGGTTTCGATCCTTGGCCGCTGCGTGCGGCATGTCCGCTGCGAAGAATATCGAGAGCAGGTCCCCCTTTGGGACGCAAATTCCGAATTCTCTAGTTTGACCTCGCTGCTGTCCCGTGCAGGTGCCTACTTTGAAATCGTATCTGTTGCAAGATTGAGCACCAATATCGACAGGGTCCCGCGATCAGATGCTGGATATATCATCGTCGCCCACATGCTATATCATTTATGCCATTGTTTGTTAAACCACCCGTTCCTTGCGCGACAGCGCTTGGAGCCATTCCGATCAAATACTGCGTGCTCTAGTTTTATCTTAGGTCTTTTGTATACTGCCAACGACCATGCCCGGCAACTTTTGGATCTCATAGGTGACGCTTGCAAATCTGGAGCCATCACAAGCCAGTCAGCCATTTATCCGTACTGGACTGCCATAGCTGGAAGCATAGTGTCCGTGGCATCGCATTTTGATGCTTCAAAACCGCGTCATATGAAAGGATCGGGATCCTCCCAATATCTCGATAGGAGCCTCGAAATTCTAGAGCAGCTTGGAGATATCTGGCCGCACGCTGTTAACACG ACAGCACACCTTCGTGACTTTTATGAGCACCACGCTCGTCGATTCGCATTCTCCCTAAACCCGTCCTCAATATCGGATGACATCGATCCTGCTACGGAGCAGGCTCTCTCGGTAATGGTTGATCAGGAGCTGGTAGCAAAGCCTCTCCCGAGGACTGGTGATGCCTCGGAATTGCATTTCTCGGACACATCGACTTGGGATATTGAGTTGGAcaaatcttattattaa
- a CDS encoding DUF3500 domain-containing protein (COG:S;~EggNog:ENOG410PIY8;~InterPro:IPR021889;~PFAM:PF12006), protein MSYREYLPDLSNPRFQVMRTQDAHEYAEAFKTGRVPPWLHALYMHWKDLLQEPFKGVTTDGNVRPNLFELQDEQIPIDNIVAATTHLFSLLSSEQKGSLCYHIDSPEWRTWSNPEFLLSNKGLRLDEVNSSVRSAILAILESTLSPEGYDKALKAMRINHFLGELVESPRVMNEFSYNFVLFGNPSTTRPWGWSFYGHHLCLNIFLYKNQIIASPWFTGAEPNEIDSGPYSGTRILHAEEALGLQLMQSLPSHLQSKAQTYTQMKDPAMPPGRWNRDDQRHLCGAYRDNRIVPNEGVPVSLFTAEQKSTLYGILEQYLLYLPAYSRALKINQVQRYESETYFSWIGGFADTDPFYFRIQSPVILVEFDHHSGVILTNEEPRKFHIHTLLRTPNAGDYGVALRPLIPAGEGLNGKEIVW, encoded by the exons ATGTCGTATCGAGAATATCTCCCCGATCTAAGCAACCCCCGCTTCCAGGTGATGCGCACTCAGGATGCGCACGAATACGCGGAAGCCTTCAAGACCGGCCGGGTTCCTCCATGGCTGCATGCCCTTTATATGCACTGGAAGGATCTGCTCCAGGAGCCTTTCAAGGGTGTAACAACCGATG GAAACGTCCGTCCAAATCTATTCGAACTTCAAGACGAACAAATCCCCATCGACAACATCgtcgcagcaacaacacaTCTCTTCTCACTGCTTAGCAGCGAACAAAAAGGAAGTCTCTGCTATCATATCGATTCACCAGAATGGCGGACATGGTCGAACCCGGAGTTCCTTCTCAGCAACAAGGGTCTTCGCCTTGACGAAGTCAATAGCTCAGTACGCTCCGCCATTCTCGCCATCCTCGAATCCACCCTCTCCCCAGAAGGCTACGATAAAGCCCTCAAAGCGATGCGCATAAACCACTTCCTCGGCGAGCTCGTCGAGTCTCCGCGCGTCATGAATGAGTTCTCCTACAACTTTGTCCTCTTCGgcaacccctccaccacaaGGCCCTGGGGGTGGTCCTTCTACGGCCACCACCTCTGCCTCAACATTTTCCTCTACAAGAACCAGATCATCGCCTCGCCGTGGTTCACAGGAGCCGAGCCAAACGAAATCGACTCGGGCCCCTACAGCGGCACCCGCATCCTCcacgccgaagaagccctcGGTCTCCAACTCATGCAATCACTCCCCAGCCACCTACAGTCAAAAGCGCAAACATATACCCAGATGAAGGACCCGGCCATGCCACCGGGCCGCTGGAACCGTGACGACCAGCGACACCTCTGCGGCGCGTACCGTGACAACCGCATCGTGCCCAACGAGGGTGTCCCTGTATCCCTATTCACCGCAGAACAAAAGTCGACGCTCTACGGGATCCTGGAGCAATACCTCCTCTATCTCCCTGCGTACTCGCGAGCGCTCAAAATCAACCAAGTCCAAAGATATGAGTCCGAGACATACTTCTCCTGGATCGGAGGGTTTGCAGACACCGACCCGTTCTACTTCCGGATCCAGAGCCCGGTGATTCTCGTCGAGTTCGATCACCACTCGGGGGTGATTTTGACGAATGAGGAGCCGAGGAAATTTCATATTCATACGCTTCTGAGGACTCCGAATGCGGGAGATTACGGTGTTGCGTTGAGGCCGCTGATTCCAGCCGGAGAAGGGCTGAATGGGAAGGAGATTGTTTGGTAG
- a CDS encoding putative short-chain dehydrogenase/reductase family protein (COG:Q;~EggNog:ENOG410PHDJ;~InterPro:IPR036291,IPR002347;~PFAM:PF08659,PF00106,PF13561;~go_process: GO:0055114 - oxidation-reduction process [Evidence IEA]), translating into MSHPIQSFQDVVGLGALASHAIRHPLDFHHSVGPTLNELTGGFLGSSFDPERDTPDQPGKVIFVTGGNTGLGKETVLQLARHRPERIYLAARTATKAQDAIVSIQEALPYPADIRHIPLDLASFASIRAAAEQFHSECDRLDTLILNAGTMGNPSSLTEEGYEIHVGTNHIGHFLLTKLLLSTLRQTVSRSPDVRVITLSSLAGKSAPSYDVITSTSGLMAHGWPTRYGASKAANVLFAAELARRHPEILSVSVHPGSVGTDLYQHSKQAGDIYNFSVALMAKFFRSPRTGALTQIWAAGTPRENLVNGGYYVPIAAKGVSPYEGDVGMAKALWEWTESEIAKHN; encoded by the exons ATGTCTCACCCCATCCAGTCCTTCCAAGATGTCGTCGGGCTGGGCGCCCTCGCTTCGCACGCGATTCGACACCCCCTGGACTTTCATCACAGCGTTGGTCCTACGCTCAACGAGCTCACCGGGGGTTTTCTAGGGTCGTCCTTTGATCCAGAGCGTGATACTCCCGATCAACCAGGAAAGGTCATCTTTGTCACTGGAG GAAACACTGGCCTCGGAAAAGAAACAGTCCTTCAACTAGCCCGGCATCGCCCAGAGCGTATATACCTCGCTGCACGAACCGCGACAAAAGCTCAAGATGCGATCGTTTCGATCCAGGAAGCTCTCCCTTACCCCGCAGACATCCGACACATCCCCTTGGACCTGGCGTCCTTCGCGTCCATCCGCGCGGCCGCAGAACAATTCCACTCCGAATGCGATCGCCTAGATACTCTGATTCTCAATGCTGGGACTATGGGGAATCCATCGTCCCTCACGGAAGAAGGATACGAAATCCACGTCGGCACGAACCACATCGGCCACTTTCTCCTCACGAAGCTGctcctctccactctccGACAAACCGTGTCCCGCTCCCCGGACGTCCGAGTGATCACGCTAAGCTCGTTAGCGGGGAAGAGCGCGCCATCATACGATGTTATAACCTCAACTTCTGGCCTGATGGCTCACGGCTGGCCAACGCGGTATGGTGCGTCCAAGGCAGCGAATGTGCTCTTTGCTGCGGAGTTGGCTCGGCGGCATCCGGAAATCCTGTCCGTTTCAGTCCATCCCGGGTCGGTGGGGACCGATTTATATCAGCATTCTAAACAGGCTGGTGATATTTACAACTTCAGTGTTGCTCTTATGGCGAAATTCTTCCGTAGTCCTCGTACAGGAGCTTTGACGCAGATTTGGGCTGCAGGTACACCGAGGGAGAATCTGGTCAATGGCGGATACTATGTTCCGATCGCAGCGAAGGGAGTATCGCCGTACGAGGGGGATGTGGGGATGGCGAAGGCACTTTGGGAGTGGACGGAGAGCGAAATCGCCAAGCATAATTAA